One window from the genome of Sebastes umbrosus isolate fSebUmb1 chromosome 12, fSebUmb1.pri, whole genome shotgun sequence encodes:
- the LOC119498159 gene encoding protocadherin-8-like, giving the protein MGETGWNLVLLCVFLVSLAAGKTLKYQTFEEDAPGTVIGNLAKDISSSSSSSSGGSIRTNFRMMKQFNSSFIRLRESDGQLSIGERMDRERVCKHTLHCLIAFDVVSFSKEQFKLIHVEVEVKDINDNSPEFPRRESALEISENTAVGTRIPLDFAVDEDVGTNYIQSYQISVNSHFSIDVLSRADGVKYAELVLMKELDRETQGSYALELVAMDGGNPSRTGTTRVNVKVKDYNDNSPVFDRNSFSVDLPEDAPVGFLLLDLNAEDPDEGLNGDVVYGFGHQVPPEITQLFKVDRKTGRLTLENPVDFETKNTYEFDVQAMDLGPNPSPAICKIVVQVQDVNDNAPEISITPMTSITAGIAYITEAAARESFVALVSTSDRDSGANGQVHCTLYGHDHFRLQQAYEDSFMIVSTSPLDREKIPEYNLTVVAEDLGSPPFRTITQYTIRLQDENDNAPVFGKMIYEVGVVENNAPGAYITTVVARDTDTGSNGKVSYKLTDTYFMGAPISTFVSLDPDSGSLYALRSFNYEVVKQLELRVTASDGGSPPLTGSANVYVRIVDQNDNAPIITQPLLLTNGSAEVQLPRDAPTGYVITRIEARDADEGVNAELSYALATGEPSVFSINKATGEIYLNRVLSNDVDETLSVTVTVSDNGRPALTSTAALHFLIVAGAPPNDRTIYQHQPSGDEEQHAQWWDLSVVIIVVLAGSCTLLLLAIILIATTCNRRGKNKDKSAAEEEEDGDSYGEKDTLERGAGRRSHPVDNPLLPLHGAAGGGGFDGHSYSSQPGGGFTSTHPGGGEMCSASEDGSEVPCVYDSDSNSKPRGNKHEGYSTLPGYGNGKEAAVRPITIWKGNSYTTISARDPAFSGKDSGKGDSDFNDSDSDVSGDTGLKKDGVVVPPMGGQNALWACTSECKVLGHSDRCWSPSAVRANAAPSPAPTLSSFSTLPKTASLPRDPNRRDNYYQAHIPKTTGLQSVYEKVLHREYDYVLVTPPRPVRVQQEISDITLPVYTPTPTHCPNDDV; this is encoded by the exons ATGGGAGAAACAGGGTGGAACTTGGTGCTACTGTGCGTCTTTCTGGTGAGCCTGGCTGCTGGAAAGACGCTCAAATATCAGACATTTGAGGAAGACGCACCTGGGACAGTGATTGGAAACTTGGCCAAGGAcatctcctcttcatcttcctcctcctcgggTGGCTCCATCAGGACCAATTTCAGGATGATGAAACAGTTCAACTCGTCTTTCATCCGGCTGCGTGAGAGCGACGGCCAGCTGTCCATCGGAGAGCGGATGGACCGGGAGCGCGTCTGCAAACACACGCTGCACTGCCTCATCGCCTTCGACGTGGTCAGCTTCTCCAAGGAGCAGTTCAAGCTCATCCACGTCGAGGTGGAGGTCAAGGACATCAACGACAACTCGCCGGAGTTCCCCCGCAGAGAGTCCGCTCTGGAGATCTCCGAGAACACCGCGGTGGGTACGCGGATCCCGCTGGACTTCGCCGTGGACGAAGACGTCGGTACGAACTACATCCAGAGTTACCAGATCTCCGTGAACAGCCACTTCTCCATCGACGTGCTGAGCAGAGCCGACGGGGTTAAATATGCGGAGCTGGTTCTCATGAAGGAGCTGGATCGAGAGACTCAGGGGTCTTACGCGCTGGAGCTGGTTGCTATGGACGGAGGCAACCCGTCAAGAACCGGAACCACGCGCgttaacgtgaaagtgaaagacTACAACGACAACAGCCCGGTGTTCGACCGGAACAGCTTCTCCGTGGATCTCCCCGAGGACGCACCGGTTGGGTTCCTCCTCTTGGATCTGAACGCGGAGGATCCGGATGAAGGGCTGAACGGAGACGTGGTGTACGGGTTCGGTCACCAGGTGCCACCGGAGATCACGCAACTCTTCAAAGTGGACCGGAAAACCGGGAGGCTCACTTTAGAGAACCCGGTTGACTTTGAGACTAAAAACACGTATGAGTTCGACGTCCAGGCGATGGATCTGGGTCCGAACCCGAGTCCGGCTATATGCAAGATCGTAGTCCAGGTGCAGGACGTGAACGACAACGCGCCGGAGATCTCCATCACGCCGATGACGTCCATCACGGCGGGCATCGCGTACATCACGGAGGCGGCGGCCAGAGAGAGCTTCGTGGCTCTGGTGAGCACCTCGGACCGGGACTCCGGTGCTAACGGACAGGTGCACTGCACGCTCTACGGACACGACCACTTCCGGTTGCAGCAGGCGTACGAGGACAGCTTCATGATCGTGAGCACGAGCCCGTTAGACCGGGAGAAGATACCGGAGTATAACCTCACGGTGGTGGCGGAGGACTTGGGGTCTCCTCCGTTCAGGACGATCACTCAGTACACCATCCGGCTCCAGGATGAGAACGATAACGCGCCGGTGTTCGGTAAGATGATCTACGAGGTGGGTGTGGTGGAGAACAACGCACCGGGCGCGTACATCACCACGGTGGTGGCGCGCGACACGGATACGGGGTCAAACGGGAAGGTCAGTTACAAACTAACGGACACGTACTTCATGGGAGCTCCGATCTCCACCTTCGTGTCCTTGGATCCGGACAGCGGGTCTCTTTACGCGCTGCGCAGCTTCAACTACGAGGTGGTGAAGCAGTTGGAGCTGCGCGTCACGGCCAGCGACGGAGGCTCGCCGCCGTTAACCGGCAGCGCCAACGTCTACGTGAGGATCGTGGACCAGAACGACAACGCGCCCATCATCACTCAGCCGTTGCTCCTCACCAACGGCTCCGCTGAAGTCCAACTGCCGCGTGACGCACCGACTGGGTACGTCATAACCAGGATAGAGGCGCGAGACGCGGATGAAGGCGTTAACGCGGAGCTGTCGTACGCGTTAGCCACCGGAGAGCCCTCCGTGTTCTCAATTAACAAAGCAACCGGTGAGATCTACCTGAACCGGGTGCTTAGCAACGACGTGGACGAGACTCTGAGCGTGACGGTGACTGTTAGTGACAACGGGCGGCCCGCGCTCACCTCAACTGCCGCGCTCCACTTTCTCATCGTCGCGGGCGCACCACCGAACGACCGGACGATTTACCAGCACCAACCGTCCGGTGACGAGGAGCAGCACGCGCAGTGGTGGGACCTGTCCGTTGTGATCATCGTGGTGCTCGCGGGGAGTTGCACGCTCCTCCTGCTCGCTATCATCCTCATAGCAACCACCTGCAACCGGCGCGGTAAGAACAAGGACAAGAGcgcagcggaggaggaggaggacggagactCGTACGGGGAGAAAGACACTCTGGAGCGGGGAGCAGGCAGGAGGAGCCACCCGGTGGACAACCCGCTGCTGCCTCTCCACGGAGCCGCCGGAGGAGGAGGGTTTGACGGTCACTCCTACAGCAGCCAGCCCGGCGGAGGGTTCACCTCGACTCACCCCGGAGGAGGCGAAATGTGCTCCGCCTCAGAGGACGGCAGCGAGGTGCCCTGTGTGTATGACTCAGACAGCAACAGCAAGCCAAGAGGGAACAAACACGAG GGCTACTCCACTCTGCCCGGCTATGGGAACGGCAAAGAGGCTGCAGTGAGGCCCATCACCATCTGGAAAGGGAACTCTTACACCACCATCTCTGCCAGGGACCCGGCCTTCAGTGGCAAAGACAGTGGCAAGGGGGACAGTGACTTCaatgacagtgacagtgatgtCAGTGGAGACACTGGCCTGAAGAAAGATGGAGTAGTGGTTCCTCCAATGGGTGGCCAAAATG CTCTGTGGGCATGCACTAGCGAATGTAAGGTCCTGGGTCACTCAGATCGCTGCTGGAGCCCCTCAGCAGTGAGAGCCAACGCAGCACCCTCTCCGGCCCCCACCCTGTCCTCCTTCAGCACCCTCCCCAAGACGGCCTCCCTGCCCCGGGACCCCAACCGCCGGGACAACTACTACCAGGCCCACATCCCCAAAACAACGGGCCTGCAGAGCGTGTACGAGAAGGTGCTGCACCGGGAGTACGACTACGTCCTGGTCACCCCACCCAGGCCCGTGAGGGTGCAGCAGGAGATCAGCGACATAACCCTCCCCGTTTACACCCCCACCCCGACACACTGTCCCAACGACGACGTCTAA
- the LOC119498175 gene encoding leukocyte cell-derived chemotaxin 1-like produces MAGNSEKVPIASAGPEDLQHFMPPAYSAVAVKPAATGRLLKAGIAVLIAGALLLLLGAVGAFYFWNNNEKHVYNVHYSMSINGKVEEGAMEIDSANNMERFSTGSGADEAVEVHDFEIGITGIRFSGGEKCYIKTQVKARLPDVETLNKDSMTFDLEDEVMPAKFEDDLIWVAADSPLSDSAFLSNKIRDLCGDLPIFWLRPTYSTSGQRKRRATAPRQRRQAPGAGEEEEDVEAEFNPENPYQRGLEGEQEGTMNIDPRLDHEGVCCNECRRGYTHCQRICEPLGGYHPWPYHYRGCRVACRVIMPCNWWVARILGLV; encoded by the exons ATGGCTGGAAACTCAGAGAAAGTACCGATCGCCTCTGCGGGACCTGAAGACCTGCAGCACTTCATGCCCCCG GCTTACTCCGCCGTGGCCGTGAAGCCCGCCGCCACCGGCCGCCTCCTGAAGGCCGGGATCGCGGTGCTCATCGCCGGggccctcctgctgctgctgggggcAGTCGGAGCTTTCTACTTCTGGaacaacaatgaaaaacac gtctACAATGTCCACTACAGCATGAGCATCAATGGCAAAGTGGAGGAGGGTGCCATGGAGATCGACTCGGCCAACAACATGGAGAGATTCAGCACCGGCAGCGGGGCGGACGAGGCCGTGGAGGTCCACGACTTTGAGATT GGCATCACAGGGATCCGGTTTTCAGGAGGAGAGAAGTGCTACATCAAGACCCAGGTGAAGGCTCGTCTGCCTGATGTGGAGACTCTCAACAAGGACTCGATGACATTCGACCTG GAGGACGAGGTGATGCCGGCCAAATTCGAGGACGACCTGATCTGGGTGGCGGCCGACTCTCCCCTCTCAGACTCCGCCTTCCTCAGCAACAAGATAAGGGACTTGTGCGGAGACCTTCCTATCTTCTGGCTCCGTCCCACCTACTCAACCA GcggacagaggaagaggagggccaCCGCCCCCCGCCAGCGGCGCCAGGCACCTGGGGccggggaggaagaggaggatgtggaGGCAGAGTTCAACCCGGAGAACCCCTATCAG AGAGGTCTCGAGGGCGAGCAGGAGGGCACCATGAACATCGACCCCAGGCTGGACCACGAGGGCGTGTGCTGCAACGAGTGCCGCCGCGGCTACACCCACTGCCAGAGGATCTGCGAGCCGCTGGGAGGGTACCACCCGTGGCCCTACCACTACCGGGGCTGCAGGGTGGCCTGCAGGGTCATCATGCCTTGCAACTGGTGGGTGGCGCGCATTCTGGGTCTGGTGTAA